One window of the Clupea harengus chromosome 20, Ch_v2.0.2, whole genome shotgun sequence genome contains the following:
- the LOC105911417 gene encoding metal cation symporter ZIP8-like, with translation MGEGHSHPRANKAVVFFGVLFTFVCSVSGETPVIFNDILQFYGENGSLTHADINNLLELLNKKPSNLGGIVSTHSQCLSGAEVLSQYGLSNLTHLGEAHLHDICPALLNQAVLPSCPDDALMPEVRAVVIDARVWGFGFLSITIINLASLLGLFLIPFTKKSYFPKILTYFIGLAIGTLFSNAVLQLIPEALGFDPRVDNYTGKAVGIFGGFYLLFFVEKVLKMALKTDRGHGHSHFIPPDSPQLNSHQNGNVAEKAEVIAVTSFGRDSSDRASMTSEAHATQTVVGSRRSCHWLRGADLSSIKTVAWMITLSDGLHNFIDGLAIGASFTVSLLAGFSTSIAIVCEEFPHELGDFVILLNSGMSIPQAIFFNLLSAMACYVGLVIGILIGSQFAPNVIFAIAGGMFLYIALADMFPEMNSIEAMSERSTKSEVIIFLIQNAGILSGFAIILLITMFAGDINLG, from the exons ATGGGAGAAGGTCATTCACACCCGAGAGCGAATAAAGCTGTAGTTTTCTTTGGagttttgtttacttttgtttGCAGCGTTTCGGGAGAGACGCCCGTCATTTTTAATGACATACTGCAGTTCTATGGTGAAAATGGCTCCCTGACCCACGCTGACATTAATAATTTACTGGAACTCCTGAACAAAAAGCCATCTAATCTAGGAGGAATTGTGTCCACGCACTCTCAG TGTCTGTCAGGAGCTGAGGTCCTTTCCCAGTATGGACTCAGCAACCTCACCCATTTAGGTGAAGCTCACCTGCATGACATCTGCCCTGCTCTTCTCAACCAAGCTGTGCTGCCCTCATGCCCTGATGACGCCCTCATGCCCGAGGTCAGAGCAGTGGTCATCGATGCTCGTG TGTGGGGGTTTGGGTTTCTGTCCATCACTATCATCAACCTCGCCTCCCTACTTGGATTGTTCCTCATCCCCTTCACAAAGAAGTCCTACTTCCCCAAGATACTCACATATTTTATCGGCCTGGCCATTGGGACGCTCTTCTCCAATGCTGTCCTACAGCTCATCCCAGAG GCCTTAGGGTTTGACCCCAGGGTAGATAACTACACTGGCAAAGCTGTCGGGATATTTGGTGGATTCTATCTGCTCTTCTTTGTGGAGAAAGTCCTCAAAATGGCGCTGAAAACAGACAGGGGG CATGGCCACAGTCACTTCATCCCTCCAGACTCTCCCCAACTCAACTCTCACCAGAATGGGAATGTGGCGGAGAAGGCGGAGGTTATTGCTGTGACCAGCTTCGGTCGTGACAGCAGTGACAGAGCCAGTATGACTTCTGAAGCTCATGCCACCCAG ACAGTGGTGGGGTCGCGGAGGTCATGCCACTGGCTCCGGGGTGCCGATCTCTCCAGTATAAAGACAGTGGCCTGGATGATCACGCTGAGCGACGGGTTGCACAACTTCATAGATGGCCTGGCCATCGGGGCGTCCTTCACCGTGTCTTTGCTTGCGGGGTTCAGCACTTCAATCGCCATCGTGTGCGAGGAGTTCCCCCATGAGCTGG GTGACTTTGTGATCCTGCTGAACTCGGGCATGAGCATCCCACAAGCCATCTTCTTCAACTTACTGTCTGCCATGGCCTGCTACGTAGGCCTGGTAATCGGCATCCTAATCGGCAGCCAATTTGCCCCGAATGTTATCTTCGCCATTGCCGGGGGCATGTTCCTTTACATTGCACTGGCAGACATG TTTCCTGAGATGAACAGCATCGAGGCCATGTCCGAGAGATCCACCAAGTCCGAGGTGATTATCTTTCTGATCCAGAACGCAGGAATACTCAGCGGCTTCGCCATCATCCTGCTCATAACAATGTTTGCGGGAGACATAAACTTGGGCTGA
- the LOC105911428 gene encoding diacylglycerol kinase theta isoform X2 yields the protein MCNFMSHEKCLKHVRTVCSCMTPTLVRVPVAHCFGPAGQKRRFCCVCRKHLEGSSALRCEVCELHVHSDCAPFSCSDCRLCHQDGTQDYDTKHHHHWREGNMASGARCEVCRRTCGSSDALSGMRCEWCGLTAHASCYITVRPECSMGRLHNMILHPGCVRICSRNFSKMHLFRICEDSQCELDNLDDVDSLTPVAAKDNQASQDTGKQTLKVFDGDDAVKRNQFRSVSIPRIIKNEEVVEAALRAFYLPDEPQDYELQVQGQPPALLTDDIINRNGTPDDKSVFKDNAPDAWLLRAKPRDSEVLKIYADWLKHGAAYGSITVGKESTVDWSIKEVLRQLDKQDENTENFNLVEVYMNSKQVQRQVLTGQELLLDKLQEIRKVSLRQMNQTRFYIVENRNRVVQVNLLLGGLPVQLSKAEYAGLLKTHLEIKDHLVTITQVYSTQGAVVLQISCFSEAERIFMLAKDSSVDGKQLTSLVIPQITTSKLPRGGCPLLVYVNPKSGGLKGRELLYNFRKILNPHQVFELTNGGPLAGLHTFSEVPHFRILVCGGDGTVGWVLGVLEAIRHKLACPEPAIGIIPLGTGNDLARVLRWGTGYSGEDPYSVLLSLDEAEEVEMDRWTILLDAQEMTEDGKENGFLEPPKIVHMNNYFGLGIDAELSLDFHQAREEEPGKFNSRFHNKGVYVKVGLQKLSHTRSLHKDIKLQVDKQDVELPSIEGLIFLNIPSWGSGADLWGSDSDSRYGKPRIDDNMLEVVGVTGVVHMGQVQGGLRSGIRIAQGTYIRITVTKPIPVQVDGEPWIQSPGQIIISAAGPKVRMLRKCKSKQKKQPSGAQKEGRSESPAPGEGAH from the exons GTGCCAGTGGCCCATTGCTTTGGTCCGGCTGGTCAGAAGAGGcgtttctgctgtgtgtgccgtAAGCATTTGGAGGGCAGCAGTGCATTGCGCTGTGAAG TGTGTGAGCTGCATGTCCACAGCGACTGTGCTCCTTTCAGCTGCAGTGACTGCCGCCTCTGCCACCAGGATGGCACTCAggactat GATACgaagcaccaccaccactggcGAGAGGGCAACATGGCGTCGGGGGCGCGCTGTGAGGTATGCAGGCGCACCTGTGGCTCCTCGGACGCGCTGTCAGGCATGCGGTGCGAGTGGTGTGGACTCACG GCTCACGCGTCCTGTTACATAACGGTGCGGCCCGAGTGCAGCATGGGGAGGCTCCACAACATGATACTTCACCCGGGATGCGTGCGCATCTGCTCGCGGAACTTCAGCAAAATGCACCTCTTCCGCATCTGTGAGGACTCCCAGTGTGAGCTTG ATAATCTGGACGACGTTGACTCCCTGACTCCTGTGGCAGCTAAAGACAACCAAGCCTCACAGGACACAG GGAAGCAGACGCTGAAGGTTTTTGATGGCGATGACGCAGTGAAGCGCAACCAATTTCGCTCGGTGTCCATTCCAAGGATTATCAAGAATGAGGAAGTGGTG gaggCCGCCCTGAGGGCCTTCTACTTGCCAGACGAGCCCCAGGACTACGAGCTGCAGGTGCAGGGCCAACCGCCAGCGCTCCTCACCGACGACATCATCAACCGCAACGGCACCCCTGACGACAAGTCCGTCTTTAAGGACAACGCTCCAGATGCCTGGCTGCTCCGGGCCAAACCGCGTGACTCGGAGGTTTTGAAGATCTACGCCGACTGGCTCAA aCATGGCGCGGCCTACGGCTCCATCACAGTTGGCAAGGAGAGCACCGTGGACTGGTCCATCAAAGAAGTGCTAAGACAGCTGGACAAGCAG gaTGAAAACACTGAAAACTTCAACCTTGTGGAGGTGTATATGAACAGCAAACAAG TTCAACGGCAGGTTCTGACTGGTCAGGAGCTTCTGCTCGACAAACTGCAGGAGATAAGAAAG GTCTCCCTGAGGCAGATGAACCAGACGCGGTTCTACATCGTGGAGAATCGGAACCGGGTGGTCCAGGTGAACCTGCTGCTGGGGGGCCTGCCTGTGCAGCTGTCCAAAGCTGAGTACGCCGGGCTGCTGAAGACGCACCTGGAGATCAAGG atcaCTTGGTCACCATCACTCAAGTTTACAGCACACAAG GCGCTGTGGTGCTTCAGATCTCCTGTTTCTCGGAGGCCGAGAGGATCTTCATGCTGGCCAAAGACTCCTCTGTTGATGGCAAACAGCTCACTTCGCTGGTCATCCCGCAAATCACG ACAAGCAAGCTCCCAAGGGGCGGCTGTCCGCTGTTGGTCTATGTGAACCCTAAGAGTGGAGGGCTGAAGGGTAGGGAGCTACTCTACAATTTCCGGAAGATTCTCAACCCCCACCAAGTCTTCGAGCTGACCAATGGAGGACCCCTGGCAGG GTTACACACGTTCAGTGAAGTGCCCCACTTCCGCATCCTGGTGTGTGGGGGCGATGGGACGGTTGGGTGGGTGCTAGGGGTCCTGGAGGCCATACGGCACAAACTGGCCTGCCCTGAACCCGCCATCGGCATCATCCCCTTGGGCACGG GAAACGACCTGGCCCGCGTGCTGCGCTGGGGGACGGGCTACAGCGGAGAAGACCCCTACAGCGTCCTCCTCTCATTGGACGaggcggaggaggtggagatggaccGCTGGACCATCCTCCTGGATGCTCAGGAGATGACCGAGGACGGCAAGGAGAACGGCTTCCTGGAGCCGCCCAAG ATAGTCCACATGAATAATTACTTTGGCCTGGGCATTGATGCTGAGCTCAGTCTGGACTTCCACCAGGCCAGGGAGGAGGAGCCAGGGAAGTTCAACAGCAG GTTTCACAAcaagggtgtgtatgtgaaggtGGGGCTGCAGAAGCTGAGTCACACCCGCAGCCTGCACAAGGACATCAAGCTGCAGGTGGACAAGCAGGACGTGGAGCTGCCCAGCATAGAAGGGCTCATCTTCCTCAACATCCCCAG ctgGGGTTCGGGAGCAGACCTGTGGGGCTCAGACAGTGACTCTCGCTACGGGAAGCCCCGCATAGACGACAACATGCTGGAGGTGGTGGGAGTCACCGGGGTGGTGCACATG ggtcaGGTACAGGGAGGACTCCGTTCAGGGATTCGGATCGCTCAGGGCACCTACATTCGCATCACTGTGACCAAGCCCATCCCAGTGCAGGTGGATGGAGAGCCGTGGATCCAGTCTCCAGGACAAATCATCATTTCGGCTGCCGGGCCTAAG gtgcgAATGCTGAGGAAGTGCAAAAGCAAGCAGAAAAAGCAGCCATCTGGCGCCCAGAAGGAGGGTCGATCCGAGAGCCCTGCACCCGGTGAAGGGGCCCACTGA